The Pseudobacteroides sp. genome includes the window ACTGTTAAATTTATGGTAATCCCTGTCCATTATGCAGACATCCCAGGATATATTGCACCCGTTTCCTATCTCTACCTTGCTACCCGCGTGTATTTCAGTCCTGTCCCCGATTGAGGTGTTATTTCCGATTATTATTTCGGAGAAATTTTCATTTCCGAATGCACTTAGCTTTACCCCTTTATAAAGCTGGACCTTTCTTCCCAACTTTATGGCTGCATTCTTTTTAATTATGCTTATGCCTCTGCCTGCTCTAAGAAGCGATCCACACTCAGTTAATTTTATTCTAATAAAAAAACCTCTTACAAGTTTTAAAACCTCTGTAATTATTTCCGGGATGGTTCTGCTAAATGCTTTTCTGTCTATTTTATAATTAGCCTGTCCATTAGTTGGTTGATCCATTATCCTTGCACCCCTCTATTTGCTTTTTTACGAAAATTAATTATATCACTAATAAATTTATAATGCCATATTAAAAGCGATTAATCTTTTGTGCCATGCGGAAGCAATTTTTTAATTATATCTTTGTTAACAAAATAGTTCTAATTGATTTTTATATGTGGTAGAATGAATATAGAGAGTTTATAAAATGTTTATTTATAGTTTATAAAGTATTAATATTTAGTCATGCACGAAAAATAACTTCCGCTATAAATTTCGCTCATGCGTTGACTTAACTCGTCAACACCCGCTCAAAAGCGTAAGTAATTTTTCATTCATGCCTTAGTAACGGGGGAATGTAGATGGCGGTTAAAGAACCTGGTAAAATTAATGCGGAGGCTGAAAAGATATCAATCGATGAGTTCCGCAACTTGTTCATGCAAAACCTGAAAGGCTCGTTTTTCAAGAATGATGTCATAAAAAAGAACTATTATCTGGAAGGAACTATCTGTTCGGATGTAGAAAGGCATAAATACGGTACCAGCTTCAAGATACAGAGCGATGAAGGAAGCGTTATGAATGTATTTTTACCGAAAAAATCAGGTTATCATTCGGGAATAGAGCCAGGAAATAAAATTAATCTATTCGGCATGTTTAACATTTACGACAACAATGTAGAAAACCAGTTTAACTTTATTGAGTTTAAGGCATCAAAAATTATTGAATCAGATGTAAGTGACAGTAAAAGGGAAGCTATTTTATCTGCATTAAACGAGAAAGGATTTCTGCACAAACAAAAAAAGGATTTTGTGTTTCAAAACATAGACTTTTTCAAGCTTATGATTATATCCTCAAAGGACAGCACTGCATCGACAGAAGTTACAAATTGCCTCAAAAGCACAGGCTTCTTTGAAGTTTCGATGCATTATATAGATACATATAAATCCGACGATATAGCTGAGCTTTTAAATTCAATGGACAAGAATAACTATTATGATGCGATCATGATAACAGGTATCGGATCTTTGGAGAAAAGGCTCTTTGACGAATTAAACGTAATTGAAGCAATTGCAGGGATGAATTCGCCTGTAATTACGGCTATGGGACGGTGCCTGGCCGATGAAGTGGCAGACATAACTGAAGATGGCCCTTTGACGGCTGCCAGGATGCTTCTTTATGCTTATAAGGAAAGCAAGTTTAAAAACAATGAATCTCCACTGATAACCAATGAGCACAACAGCAATTTATTTATAACACTGACTCAGGAAAAGGAAGATCTCGAACGCAAACTTTCATCCATGTTCAGTGACAAGGTTACTTTGTTGAATAAAGTCCAGAGCCAGCAAAGAATTATGCTTTTGCTGTCTTTTGTATGCATTATAGCAGTTATAATTTCATTTGTTAATTAGGCGGTAATATGATTGAAATCAGTGAATTGATAAAGTTTGAGAAAGATAGCTCGATACCATTATATGTTCAGCTTTTTGAAAGGCTTAAAGAACTGATATCTGGCGGAACCCTTGTACATGATGTCAAGCTCCCGTCCATAAGGCATTTATCCAAGGAGTTAGGGGTCAACAGAGTAACGGTTGTTACTGCTTTTAAAGAGCTTGAAAATAGCGGGTATGTATATACCAAACCCGGAAGTGGCACCTTTGTGTCCAATTCTTATTTGGTATCGGCTAAAAACCATCATTTACAAAACAACCTTGTCTTAGATGAGGTTTATACACAGGAATATGCATATTTAATAAATAACGGGCAGGTAAGCCTGACGGAAAGCAGCATTAATTTTGCCAGTGCCACACCTACACCAGATCTTTTCCCTGTGGACGATTTCAAGGTTGTTTTAAACGAGGTTCTTGAAAGGGATAAGGGTAATGCCTTTGGCTATCAGGACAGCCAGGGCTATTACCCTATTAGGGAGTCAATTTGCCGGGTTCTCGGGAAAGCAATGGTGACATGCAACCCCAATGATATTCAAATAATCTCCGGTGCCCAGCAGGGTATTGATATTATTTCAAAGGCTTTACTTCGACAAGGGGATTATATCATAACCGAAAGTCCCACCTACGCCGGAGCTATAGCTGTTTTTAAATCCAGAGGAGCACAAATTGCAGATATTGAGCTCTGCGAGGACGGGATGAGCCTTAATGTTCTTGAATATACCATTAAGAAGTACAAGCCTCGACTTTTATATACAATACCCTCATTTCAGAACCCGACAGGATATTCCTGCTCAAACCATAAAAGAGAGCAGCTTCTTAAGCTCGCCGATAAATACGACCTCTACATAATAGAAGATGATTATGTAAGCGATCTAGATTTTCAGGATAGAAAATACCTCCCTTTAAAATCTATGGATAAAAGCGACAGAGTAATATTCATTAAAAGCTATTCAAAAATATTCATGCCCGGACTTCGCCTCGGCTTTATGATAGTGCCCACCGGCATTTTGGGCAATGTTATCGAAGCCAAGCACGCTACCGATATTTCCACTTCCGGCCTTATCCAAAGAGCTTTTGATCTATACATACGGAAAGGCTTCTGGGACAAGCATTCCCAGTTTATGTACAATATTTACAAGGAGCGTTACATAAAAACAACAAATGCATTAGACAAGCATCTTCCATCCGGGGTAATCTATAAAAAGCCTGGAGGAGGGCTGAATATTTGGCTTACCCTCCCTCCCGGCTTTCAGGTAAATACACTTGTTAATATATGTGCATCGAAGGACATCGTTTTTGCTCCGGGTAAAATATTTTATAGCAGCAATGCATCACAAAAGCTTAATAGTATAAGGCTGAGCTTTGCATCGGTTTATGTTGAAAATATAGATCACGGAATTGAGACCTTGTGTAAAACCATAGGACTTATGGAGCAAAAAAACGAATCCTACAGAAATCTCCCTATTTTGTAAATGCAGCGAGTGCTAATCAAAATCATGAAATCTATTGTATATCAATTCTGTTGGATTTCGCCTTCCCTTCTTCCTTTGGAAGGGTTATTGTCAAAATGCCGTTGTTATACTTTGCCGTTACCATGTCATTTTTTACATTCTGCACATAGAAGCTTCTTGAGAATGATCCTAACTTTCTTTCACGCCTTAAGTAATTTTCCGACTTCTCCTCTGTATCCACCTTATGCTCCACGGATATTGTCAGAGTGTCATTTCTTAGCTCAAGCTTTATGTCTTCCTTGTTTACTCCAGGAATTTCAGCATCAACTATATATTCTTTGTCATTTTCCCGTATGTCAGCCTTTATTGCATTTGCAGCCATAAAGCTGTTTTGAAAGAAAGGTTCCTTAAAAAACTCCTCAAAAACCGTGTTAATATCCCAAATATTGTTTCCCTTCATGATGTCGTTTTGCTTTCTAAAATATGGTGTTAATCCAAACATAAATCGCACCTCCAAATATTCTTATTGTTTTTGACTTTCTTTGACCTTATATATATTTTATATCATATTATATGCACCATTATCAAAATTTGTTTTTGACTTTCTTTGACTTTTATCAGAGAAAAAAAGCCATTAGCTTAAACTATCTCATAAAATCAAGGAATATCCAGGTTTTTTACACTAATTTGATTTCTTATATTGGAAGCTATCTTCTTTTAGATTTCCCTTTGTAAAGCCTTTGCAATTCATCCTTTTTCAATACCCCTATTACAGTCATTAGAAAGAGGCCTATCAAAACATTGGCTGCTACCGCCAAAACCGTATTTATTGCTATGCTGTTTGTGAATATGCCGAAGAAGCTGTATATATACTTACTTATAAAAAGCATTATTAAGCCAATGAAGCCCGGTTTTATTATCCAGTTGCGAAAGTCTATCGTCATACCTGTTGTGTTTACTACTGTAGCCAGGTTAAGAATGCACACAAATCCCGAGCTTATTATTATTCCAGTCACGTACCCCTTTATACCGTATGCCGGGATAGCAAAGTACACAAATCCTATTCTTATTACACTGCCTATTACAGAGTTTCTTAATGATACGGCTTGCTTGCCCATACCGTTTAGAACTCCCAAAAGGGTTTGCTGTAGATATGCAAATATACAGGTGAATGCAAGAATGAAAAGGAGATTTCCTACTTTTTCTCTTTTATAGAGGATGCCCCCTATCTCATTGGGAAAAGCAAGAAATATGGCAGTGAATATGAAACCTAGAATGAACGTTAACTGTATTGATTTTGATACTCTATAATTAACAGATCGCAGCTGCTTCATTGATAAAGCTTCAGATATTGCCGGAACCAAGGTTATTGCTAGGGATGATGTGACCAGCGAAGGAAAAGAAATGAGAGGCATCGCCATACCTGTAAGCTTTCCATATTCCATCATGCTGGCAGAGTAATTCAGTCCTCCTTCAAGAAGCCTTCTTGGAATGAGAATAAATTCGAAAGCTGCCATTACCGAAGTAATAAATCTGCTCAAAGACACAGGAACTGCAGTCTTTACAATTTCTTTGATAATTTTTCTCTTTCGCATTATTCCTTTCTTTGATACAATTTTGGGCAATGTTTTCTTCCTGAACTTGTAAATAAGAACCAACAACGAAAGGTTGGCTATTTCCCCCAGGGCCATACCTAATGTTGCCATTGCACAGGCGTATTGAAGGCCTGCATCGATAAATCTTGAAGCAAGGAGCATGACAACAGTTATTTTTACTACCTGTTCAAAAATTTGCGATACTGCTGTGGGTGCCACCTGCTGTATACCGTAGTAATAGCCCTTCAGTGCTGAGGAAGCGGCTATTACAGGTATGCATGGAACTAAAATCAGCAACGAAAGATGGGTTCTGCTGTCTTTTAAAACCTCACGGGCAATGAAGTCCATAAAAAAATATATTCCGCCTGAGATAAATAAACCTGCCCCCAGTGAAATCACAAAGGCACAATAGGTTATTCTCCTTAAGTTTATAAGGTTGTTTCTTGCAAATTGTTCCGCAACCATTTTGGAAACAGCTATGGATATTCCGGATGTCAGAGTAAGTATAATCAAAGAGTACACAGGGGATATCAGCTGGAAAAGCCCCATACCTTCAGAACCTATCAAATTTGACAAATATATCCGGTAAACAAATCCGAAGATTTTTACTATAAATCCAGCTAGCATTAATATTATTGCACCGCTGACAAAAGATTTTTTTGACATTCCAAACTCCGAATTTAATAATCATAAATATAAATATTAAATTCGAGTATAACTTATGCCCTTATTCTTTTGCTCTTTTCTTTAACCTCTCATTTCTCCTTTGTTCTGCTTCAATATAATCCTTCTTCTCATCATCGGTTTCAGGAATGAGAGGAGGCACCACCGAAGGCTTGCAATCCGTGCCCAACGCTACAAAAGTCAGATAGGCTTTGTTTGTGAGGATAACATTGCCTGTTTTCATATTTTCTGCGTATACATTTATGGCTACCTCCATGGAGGTCTTTCCTGCCCAAGTCATTTTAGCCTTAAGGATAACCAGTTCGCCCATTCTCACAGGGTGTCTGAAATCCAGACTATCCAATGCTACTGTTGCAACTGTTTTATTTGAATGCCTTGTAGCAACCATTGCACCTGCTATATCCATCCAGTGCATCAGCCTGCCACCTAGCAGATTACCCAGCAGGTTTGTATCATTAGGAAGAACAAGTTCCGTCATTTCTATTTGTGAGGCACTAGGGGTTTTTCCTTTAACATCGCTATTTACATTGT containing:
- a CDS encoding PLP-dependent aminotransferase family protein, producing MIEISELIKFEKDSSIPLYVQLFERLKELISGGTLVHDVKLPSIRHLSKELGVNRVTVVTAFKELENSGYVYTKPGSGTFVSNSYLVSAKNHHLQNNLVLDEVYTQEYAYLINNGQVSLTESSINFASATPTPDLFPVDDFKVVLNEVLERDKGNAFGYQDSQGYYPIRESICRVLGKAMVTCNPNDIQIISGAQQGIDIISKALLRQGDYIITESPTYAGAIAVFKSRGAQIADIELCEDGMSLNVLEYTIKKYKPRLLYTIPSFQNPTGYSCSNHKREQLLKLADKYDLYIIEDDYVSDLDFQDRKYLPLKSMDKSDRVIFIKSYSKIFMPGLRLGFMIVPTGILGNVIEAKHATDISTSGLIQRAFDLYIRKGFWDKHSQFMYNIYKERYIKTTNALDKHLPSGVIYKKPGGGLNIWLTLPPGFQVNTLVNICASKDIVFAPGKIFYSSNASQKLNSIRLSFASVYVENIDHGIETLCKTIGLMEQKNESYRNLPIL
- a CDS encoding Hsp20/alpha crystallin family protein codes for the protein MFGLTPYFRKQNDIMKGNNIWDINTVFEEFFKEPFFQNSFMAANAIKADIRENDKEYIVDAEIPGVNKEDIKLELRNDTLTISVEHKVDTEEKSENYLRRERKLGSFSRSFYVQNVKNDMVTAKYNNGILTITLPKEEGKAKSNRIDIQ
- the spoVB gene encoding stage V sporulation protein B, producing MSKKSFVSGAIILMLAGFIVKIFGFVYRIYLSNLIGSEGMGLFQLISPVYSLIILTLTSGISIAVSKMVAEQFARNNLINLRRITYCAFVISLGAGLFISGGIYFFMDFIAREVLKDSRTHLSLLILVPCIPVIAASSALKGYYYGIQQVAPTAVSQIFEQVVKITVVMLLASRFIDAGLQYACAMATLGMALGEIANLSLLVLIYKFRKKTLPKIVSKKGIMRKRKIIKEIVKTAVPVSLSRFITSVMAAFEFILIPRRLLEGGLNYSASMMEYGKLTGMAMPLISFPSLVTSSLAITLVPAISEALSMKQLRSVNYRVSKSIQLTFILGFIFTAIFLAFPNEIGGILYKREKVGNLLFILAFTCIFAYLQQTLLGVLNGMGKQAVSLRNSVIGSVIRIGFVYFAIPAYGIKGYVTGIIISSGFVCILNLATVVNTTGMTIDFRNWIIKPGFIGLIMLFISKYIYSFFGIFTNSIAINTVLAVAANVLIGLFLMTVIGVLKKDELQRLYKGKSKRR
- a CDS encoding acyl-CoA thioesterase translates to MADNVNSDVKGKTPSASQIEMTELVLPNDTNLLGNLLGGRLMHWMDIAGAMVATRHSNKTVATVALDSLDFRHPVRMGELVILKAKMTWAGKTSMEVAINVYAENMKTGNVILTNKAYLTFVALGTDCKPSVVPPLIPETDDEKKDYIEAEQRRNERLKKRAKE